The genomic region CCGTTGTTTTTTGACGACACTGTTTTTAAGCTCGCGCACATCTTCTAATTGTTTCTCTAGCTCCAAAATTTGTTTGGGGACGTCCATATTAACGATGTGAACCCTAGAACCGGCTTCGTCCAAAGCATCGATGGCCTTGTCCGGTAAAAATCTGTCGGTCATATACCTATTAGTCAACTTCACGCAAGCGGTAATCGCTTCGTCTGTATAGTTGACATTGTGGTGGTCCTCGTATTTGCCTTTTATGTTTTGAAGTATCTCAATAGTTTCCTCAACGGTAGTGGGTTCAACCATTACTTTCTGAAAACGCCTCTCAAGGGCACCATCTTTTTCAATATACTGTCTATACTCGTCGAGTGTAGTAGCTCCGATACATTGAATTTCTCCCCTGGCCAGTGCCGGTTTGAACATATTGGAAGCATCTAGGCTTCCAGTGGCACCACCAGCACCGACAATGGTATGTATTTCATCGATAAAGAGAATAACGTCATCATTCTTTTCCAATTCGTTCATAACGGCCTTCATACGCTCCTCAAATTGGCCACGATATTTGGTGCCAGCCACCAAGGAAGCCAAATCCAAGGTAACTACACGTTTTCCATAAAGAATGCGAGATACTTTTTTATTGATGATGCGTAAAGCCAGACCTTCGGCAATGGCACTTTTACCAACTCCGGGCTCACCAATGAGTAGCGGGTTGTTCTTTTTTCTTCTGCTCAGTATCTGGGAAACCCTTTCAATCTCTTTTTCCCGACCCACTACCGGGTCTAACTTGTTCTCTTCGGCCATTTTGGTAAGGTCACGACCAAAGTTGTCCAAAACGGGCGTTTTGGATTTTTTATTTCCTTTTTGATTGCCAGAGTTGCCGAACGTACCTTCTTTGCCCTCACCAGCTTCATCGGAATCGTTATCGCTTGGAAAAGATTCTGATGTTGGGTTGTCTATAAAATCATCATCACTGGTAATCATTGATTTAAACTGCTCTTTTACCCCATCATAATCTACCTTTAGTTTATGGAGCAGTTTTGTTGTGGGATCATTCTCGTTTCTCAAAATGCACAACAATAAATGGGCGGTGTTTATCGAAGAGCTCTGAAAAAGCTTCGCCTCTAAAAACGTGGTTTTCAATGCACGCTCCGCTTGTCTTGTCAGGTGAAGGTTTTTTTTGTCTTTTTGTATGTTACCGGAATTTGGATTAGCCGGGCTGAGAATTTCGACCTTTCTTCTCAGATGGTCCAAATCTACGTCCAAGGCATCCAAAATACTTATCGCTTTTCCATTTCCGTCTCTGAGTAGCCCCAACATTAAATGTTCGGTCCCTATAAAATCGTGACCCAACCGTAATGCCTCTTCTTTGCTGTACGCAATTACATCTTTTACTCTAGGGGAAAAATTATCATCCATAAATTATCCTTTCAACTTTAAAAATAGTAAATCTATTTCACACATGGGCAAATACCATACCCATATTCGACAAACTAGGTCTAAATGACGAAAAAAACCACCATTTACAAAAAAATTAACATCTAAATTATCAACGAAAACGTGGCCCGTAAGTGTTGATAAATTGTTTAATAAAGTAGCTTGACAATGCTTCAAAAGATGTCATTTTACGTATATTGGCATGTTTTTTTAACGTTATAAATTAAGAAGATTCCAAATATGGCTGAAGGAGAAAAATTGATTCCTATTAACATTGAAGACGAGATGAAATCCGCCTACATTGATTATTCGATGTCGGTCATTGTGTCACGTGCCCTGCCCGATGTCAGAGACGGTCTAAAACCGGTGCACAGAAGGGTTTTGTATGGCATGTACGAATTAGGGGTGCGTTCTACCAGTGCACATAAGAAATCTGCACGTATCGTAGGTGAGGTATTGGGTAAATACCACCCGCATGGCGATACTTCGGTCTATGATTCTATGGTGCGAATGGCACAGGAATGGAGCTTGCGGTATATGTTGGTCGATGGTCAGGGTAACTTTGGTTCGGTTGATGGCGATAGCCCTGCCGCCATGCGTTACACTGAGGCGAGAATGCGGCGCATCGCTGATGATATGCTTGCGGACATAGATAAAGATACGGTTGACCATCAATTGAATTTTGACGATTCTTTGGAAGAACCTACGGTCTTACCTACTAGGGTCCCTCAACTATTGATCAACGGCGCATCGGGTATAGCAGTGGGTATGGCGACCAATATGCCGCCACATAACCTTTCCGAAGTTGTTGACGGTACGATTGCATACATTGACAATACAGAAATAGAAATTGACGAACTGATAACCCACATCAAAGCCCCGGATTTTCCGACCGGAGGTATTATTTATGGTTACGACGGGGTCAAAGAAGCGTTCCATACCGGTCGTGGTCGAGTAGTAATGCGGGCCAAGGCCAGTATCGAAGAAGTACAGGGCAGGGAATGTATTGTCGTGAAAGAAATTCCGTACCAGGTCAATAAGGCAGATATGATCAAGAAGACTGCCGATTTGGTCAATGATAAAAAAATAGAAGGCATTTCTACCATTCGCGACGAGTCGGATAGAAAAGGGATGCGTATAGTTTACATATTGAAAAGGGATGCCATTCCCAATATTGTTTTAAATACGTTATACAAATACACTGCTTTACAATCCTCTTTCAGCGTAAACAATATTGCATTGGTCAACGGAAGACCCCAATTATTGAACCTAAAGGAAATCATTCATTATTTTGTTGAGCATAGGCATGAAGTTGTCGTAAGGCGTACAAAGTTTGAGCTCAAAAAGGCCGAGGACAGAGCTCATATTTTGGAAGGTCTCATTATTGCCTCGGACAATATTGATGAGGTCATAAAAATAATACGTGCCTCTTCAAATGCCGATGAGGCCAGGGAGAATTTGATGGAACGCTTTAAGCTTACCGAAATCCAGGCCAAGGCCATAGTTGAAATGCGATTGCGCCAACTCACCGGTCTTGAACAGGATAAGCTTAGGTCCGAGTACGATGAAATTATCAAGACTATCGCCGATTTAAAGGACATTCTTGAAAAGAAAGACCGTAGAATGGCCATCATCAAAGACGAATTACTTGAAGTCAAGCAAAAATATGGTGATGAAAGACGCTCGGAAATCAATTTTGCCGGTGGGGATTTAAGTATAGAAGATATGATTCCCGATGAGCAGGTGGTCATTACCATATCCCATGCAGGATATATCAAAAGAACACCGCTTACCGAATATAAGACCCAAAATAGGGGAGGAGTAGGCCAAAAAGCATCTTCAACAAGAAATGAAGACTTTTTGGAGCACCTCTTCGTGGGAACCAACCACCAGTACATGCTGTTCTTTACCCAAAAAGGAAAATGCTTTTGGATGCGGGTATATGAAATTCCGGAAGGTAGCAGAACCTTCAAAGGTAGGGCCATACAAAACCTAATCAATATAGAAAGTGATGATAAGGTAAAAGCTTTCATATGTACCCAAGATTTAAAGGACGAGGATTATGTGAACAGCCATTACGTAATTATGGCGACCAAAAAGGGTACGGTCAAGAAAACTTCATTGGAACAATATTCGCGACCAAGGCAAAACGGTATAAACGCTATAACCATTCGGGAGGACGATGAATTGCTAGAAGCGAAACTGACTACGGGCACAAGCCAAATTTTCCTAGGTTTAAAATCCGGTAAGGCCATTAGGTTTGAAGAGGGGAAAACCCGACCTATGGGAAGAAACGCTTCGGGGGTCAGGGGAATTCGATTAGCGAACGACAATGATGAGGTCATAGGCATGGTTTCAGTGCATAATTTTGAGGATGAGTTATTGGTCGTGTCCGAAAACGGTTATGGCAAACGTTCCAGTATTGATGATTATAGAATTACGAATAGAGGAGGTAAGGGGGTAAAGACCATTTCCATCACCGATAAAACAGGTGGCCTTGTTGCCATTAAAAACGTTACCGATTCCGATGATTTGATGATCATCAACAAATCGGGCATCGCTATCAGAATGAGCGTTGAAGACCTTCGTGTAATGGGCAGGGCAACCCAGGGCGTTAAGCTCATTAACATCAAAGGTGACGATTCTATAGCCGCGGTCGCAAAAGTAATGAAAGATGAAGATGATATTGCAGATACCGACATTATGGATATCGAGGTCGATGCCGAAGAAGATGGCACGGCTCTTGATAATGATAGCCCGGAAACAAAAGAATAATAATTTAAACACTAATATTTTTAATATGAAAACTAAAGTTTTAATCCTTTCGGCAATGACTTTTTCGTTGGTGGGATTCGCACAAAAATCCGAATTGAAAACTGCTGAAAAAGAACTCAAAAATGGTAATAATGCCGCAGCCAAAACCGCTTTGGAAAGTGCTTCCCCACTTATGAGCGGTGCTGATGCCAAGTACAAGGCACAATATCAATTTTTATTGGGAGAGGTAAATTATAATATGGCCAAAGGTGGTGATACCAGCGCCTTTGACTCGGCAATTTCTGCCTATAACGAAGTTGTTGCGATTGAAGAAGCATCGGGCAAATCAAAATATACTGCCGATGCCAAACAAAAAATGCAAGCGATGACTGCAGATTTGGTAAACTCGGCCGTGGAAGATAATGCGAACAAAAAATATAAAGAAGCAGCCGAAAAGCTTTATTTGAGTTATAAATTGAGCCCAAAGGACACCAATTATCTATATTTTGCCGCAAGTAGCTCGGTTACTGGGGGTGATTATGAAAAGGCACTTGATTACTACAATGAACTCAAGGAAATAGGTTATGATGGTAGTGGTGTGGTCTACAAAGCAAAGAATGTGGCTACGGGAGAAATGGAAGAAATGGACAAGGTCCAAAGAGACTTGATGGTGAAGTCCGGTACATACTCTGACCCTGTTGACGAGAAAACGCCATCAAAAACATCGGAAATAATCAAAAATATAGCATTGATATACACCCAACTGGGTCAAGACGATAAAGCACTGGAAGCTTATAAGGATGCTAGGGCCGATGACCCAAAGGATGTAACCCTAATTTTGAACGAAGCCAATTTATACTATAAATTAGGCGATAAGGAAAAGTTCAAGGAACTTATGGCAGAAGCAACCGCTGTTTCACCGGACAATCCCGATTTGTTCTACAATATTGGCGTAATCAATATGGAGCAAGGCAATATTCAAGAAGCCCGAGATGCTTACAAGAAGACTTTGGAAATAAACCCAGGGTATACAAACGCTCAATTGAACCTGTCTACGACTTATGTGAACGAGGGCAACGCTCTAATAGATGAAATGAACGAACTTGGTAACTCAAGAGCGGATATTGCACGTTACGATGAGTTGAAACAAAAGAAAGACGATTTGTTTATGGAAGGCGCAACGGTTCTCGAAGAAGCTTTAAAGACCAATCCGGGCAACCAGGGTATTCTAACTCAATTAAAGAATATTTATGGTGCTATGGGGGATAATGAAAACTTCATGAGAATCAAAAAACTGTTGGCAGAATAATCTTCAAATTTTAAAGAACAAAGGGCCTTGGTTTTTGACCAGGGCCTTTTTTATATGATTTTTTTGATGACCCTAAGCTTGTGCGTATAGTTTTTTAATTCGGTATTGAATATGCCTGTATGGTCCAAACGGTCAATTCTTACTTTTCCGTGGGAATGGATGATGTAGTTGTTTTTCATGATTATCCCGACATGGTCTATAATACCGTCGGGATTGTCAAAAAAAGCCAAATCGCCCGCCTCACTTTCTTCAATAAAGCTTAAGGCCTCACCCTGCACAGCCTGTTCAGAGGCATTTCTTGATAATTTATATCCATTGGTTCTGTAAGACATTTGCGTTAACCCGGAAGAATCTATCCCAAAGGGTGTTTTTCCACCCCATAGGAAAGGTGCGTTTAGATAAAGGAGTGCGGTATTCACTATATTTTCCTTATCATTTTGTCCAAAAGAGCATCCGCCTTCATGGGTATGCTTTAAACAAGGGGTCTCAGGTATGAACGAGCCTAAAATCAAAGGAATCAAAATATCGTGTTCCTTAGTAATGAACGATACCAGATCGGTCGTGATTTTTGTTGATTTTGAAGTATTTAGATTTTCATAATCGGTTTCCGAGATCAAAAGATACTGGTGATTATTTATCCATCCTTCGGCCTTGTCGAAAGCAATGCGTATTCTACTCCATTTTTTTTGTCGTTCCAACACTTTAAAATGTTCCCCATAAAGAAGTTGGGTCGTCATTTCACCCGTATCATTCGAAATATTTCTGACGGAAACAACGCTCAAATGGCAAATACCATACTGCATATAAAAAATTTAAGAGGAAAACTTAAACGGTTTCCAAAACAATCGCAGAAGCACCACCGCCACCATTACAAATAGCGGCAGCACCTAGTTTCCCGTTATTTTGTTGCATAACGCTAAGCAAGGTTATAACAATCCTTGCTCCCGAGCATCCTAAGGGATGTCCCAAAGAAACCGCACCGCCGTTTACATTAACGTTGGTGTCGGTCAACCCTAAAAGTTTCATGTTGGCCAAACCCACTACCGAAAATGCTTCGTTAAATTCGAAAAAATCGATTTCATCGATAGTCAACCCAGCTTTTTCCAAAGCTTTTGGTAGTGCTTTTGCAGGTGCTGTGGTAAACCATTTTGGTTCTTGGGCTGCATCGGCATAACTTTTAATGACGGCCAATGGCTTTAAGTCCAGCTCTTTTGCCTTATCCATGCTCATGAGTACCAAAGCAGCGGCACCATCGTTGATAGTAGATGCATTGGCAGCGGTAACCGTACCTTCTTTGGTGAAAGCTGCGCGCAAAGCAGGTATTTTTTCCAATTTAACATTTTTAAACTCCTCGTCCTCGGTCACTACTATGGGTTCGCCCCTTCTTTGCGGAACTTCTACGGGAACAACTTCATTATCAAATTTTCCAGTTTCCCAAGCTGCTGCGGAACGTTTGTAGGACTGTATGGCAAAATTATCCTGGTCTTCACGTGAAAAATTATGTTCAACGGCGCAGGCATCGGCACAGACACCCATGGCATTTTCATCATAAGCATCGACAAGGCCATCTTTCTGCATACCGTCAACGAGCGAGGTGGCTCCAAATTTCACCCCGTTTCTTATATGTACGTAATGTGGGATTAGGCTCATGTTTTCCATACCACCGGCCACAACGATTGAAGTATCCCCAAGAGCTATGGACTGTGCGGCCTGCATAATGGTTTTCATTCCCGAGGCACATACTTTATTTATGGTCGTACAGGGTACGGTATCTGGAATACCTGCATAAATAGCAGCCTGTCTGGCCGGGGCTTGTCCTGTTCCCGCCTGAACTACATTGCCCATTAGCACTTCTTGGACAGCCTCCGGATTAAGGTCAATTTTTTCCAAAGCCCCTTTAATAGCTATTGCACCAAGTTTTGGTGCGGGAATACTGGATAATTTTCCCATGAAACTTCCTATGGGAGTTCTGGCAACGGATACTATAACAACCTCTTTCATTTATACACGATTTATTGCTGCGAAATTAAGAAATTAAAGAATAAGGAAAACCCGTATACGTTATTTATGTAACAACCACGATTTAAGTTTTTCCCGTTACATTGCATAAATACGGTCATTTTCTACAAAGCGCATTGTTTGAAACAAGGTTTTGAAGTTTAATTTTCTATTTTTGACTTTATACATCTACACAAATGCGAAATTTTTTGGATAAGCTTTATAAAAATCAGTCTCTGATATATAAGTACGTCCTTTACTTTTTATCCATATTCCTTATTGTTTTCTTTCTTCCCAAGGGCGGGAAATTCAAGTATGAGTTCCAAAAAGGTAAACCCTGGCAGTATGAAAACCTGTATGCTCCGTTCGATTTTTCCATAAAAAAGAGCGATTCGGAAATCACTCAGGAAAAGAATGAAATCAAGGAAAAACAGCTGAGTTACTATAGGTATGACGAGAACGTAAAGGAAGAAGTATACGACCTATTTGAACAAAACTTTTCATCATATTTTGAACAATCAAACTTTAATCAAAATCAACTCAAACAGTTAAAATCCGTAGGCGAATCTATTCTCGATGATATTTATGCACAAGGTGTCTTGCGAAAAGGTAACCGAAATATGGACACCAAGGATATTTATTTGGTGTCGGACAATGAGGCCAAAAGACTCTCTGTGGATAGTTTTCTCAAGTTGGATGATATTGAAAGGTTGATTACCTTGAAGCTAAGCGCAAAAAGATTGGATGCTTATAGGTCTGTTTACGAGGAACTCATCCTTGACGCAATTAAGCCCAATGTTTTTTTGGATGAAAACCTTTCTAGAAAAGAATTGGAATCCGAACTTTCAAAAATATCCTACACAAGGGGTAATGTAGATGAAGGCAAGCTTATTGTCGCCAAGGGCGAAGTAGTGGAGTCTGAAAATTTAAAAATTCTGGAATCCTTAAAGGCCGAATACGAATCTGAACTATGGACGGCAAACAACTATTATTTTATACTTTTTGGTTACACGGTACTTGTAGCTTTGGTGTTGATGATGCTCTTGTTGTTTTTGAAAAAATACCGGAGAGCAATTTTTGATAACAATACGAAAGTTACCTTCATTTTTTTCAATATCCTGCAAATGGTATTTGTGACCACCTTGATCGTAAAATACAACGAAGCCTATATTTTTGTTGTACCGTTATGTATTCTTCCTTTGATTTTAAAGACATTTTTTGATGCTAGATTGGGGCTTTTTGTGCACGTATTAACTGTACTTATATTAGGTTTTGTGGTACCTAACAGCTTTGAGTACATTTTCTTGCAGATTATTGCGGGTATCGTTACAATTTTGACCGTATCGGAATTATACAAAAGAGCCAATCTTTTTATATCGGTAGGTCAGATTACCTTGATATACATAGTTGGTTATTTGGCCTTTCACATTATTCACGAAGGCAATCTAGATAATATAGTGTGGCTGGCCTTTGGTTTTTTTTTATTGAACGGTATGATAACCTTGTTTGCACAACCTCTAATTTATGTTTATGAAAAAATGTTCGGGCTTGTATCCGATGTGTCGCTGTTGGAACTTTCGGATACCAACTCCAAACTCTTAAAAGAACTATCAAACAAAGCCCCGGGAACATTTCATCATTCGTTACAGGTGGCCAATCTAGCCGAAGCAGCTGCCAATGAGATAGGGGCCAATGCCATGCTGACCAGGGTCGGTGCTTTGTACCACGATATCGGTAAAATGAACAATCCTACTTATTTTACCGAAAACCAAATCAGTAATGTCAACCCACATAATGACCTGGAACCAAATACCAGTGCTAAAATCATAATAGATCATGTTATCGAGGGTATTGAAATAGCTCGTAAAAACAATTTGCCCGACAGAATAATCGATTTTATACGCACCCACCACGGTACCAATCTGGTCTATTACTTTTACAAAAAACAGTCAGAACGCGAAGAAGGTGCAAAAGAGGAAAATTTTAAATACCCCGGACCAATACCATTTTCCAAAGAGACCGCAATATTAATGATGGCCGATTCGGTCGAGGCGGCTTCCAAAAGC from Costertonia aggregata harbors:
- a CDS encoding ATP-dependent Clp protease ATP-binding subunit, giving the protein MDDNFSPRVKDVIAYSKEEALRLGHDFIGTEHLMLGLLRDGNGKAISILDALDVDLDHLRRKVEILSPANPNSGNIQKDKKNLHLTRQAERALKTTFLEAKLFQSSSINTAHLLLCILRNENDPTTKLLHKLKVDYDGVKEQFKSMITSDDDFIDNPTSESFPSDNDSDEAGEGKEGTFGNSGNQKGNKKSKTPVLDNFGRDLTKMAEENKLDPVVGREKEIERVSQILSRRKKNNPLLIGEPGVGKSAIAEGLALRIINKKVSRILYGKRVVTLDLASLVAGTKYRGQFEERMKAVMNELEKNDDVILFIDEIHTIVGAGGATGSLDASNMFKPALARGEIQCIGATTLDEYRQYIEKDGALERRFQKVMVEPTTVEETIEILQNIKGKYEDHHNVNYTDEAITACVKLTNRYMTDRFLPDKAIDALDEAGSRVHIVNMDVPKQILELEKQLEDVRELKNSVVKKQRYEEAAKLRDDEKRIEKDLASAQEKWEEDSKLHREIVTDDNVADVVSMMSGIPVNRIAQTESNKLAELPDLIKGNVIGQDEAVAKVAKAIQRNRAGLKDPNKPIGSFIFLGQTGVGKTQLAKVLAKELFDSEDALIRIDMSEYMEKFAISRLVGAPPGYVGYEEGGQLTEKVRRKPYSVVLLDEVEKAHPDVFNMMLQVLDDGFLTDSLGRKIDFRNTIIIMTSNIGARKLKDFGQGVGFGTAAMKSQADTHQKSVIESALKKAFAPEFLNRIDDVVVFNSLEREDIHKIIDIELKKLFSRIKDIGYDLKLSEKAKDYIADKGFDKQYGARPLKRAIQKYIEDALAEEIVNSKLEEGDAIAMDFDEKKEELTIKIKKAAKSSKA
- the gyrA gene encoding DNA gyrase subunit A, producing MAEGEKLIPINIEDEMKSAYIDYSMSVIVSRALPDVRDGLKPVHRRVLYGMYELGVRSTSAHKKSARIVGEVLGKYHPHGDTSVYDSMVRMAQEWSLRYMLVDGQGNFGSVDGDSPAAMRYTEARMRRIADDMLADIDKDTVDHQLNFDDSLEEPTVLPTRVPQLLINGASGIAVGMATNMPPHNLSEVVDGTIAYIDNTEIEIDELITHIKAPDFPTGGIIYGYDGVKEAFHTGRGRVVMRAKASIEEVQGRECIVVKEIPYQVNKADMIKKTADLVNDKKIEGISTIRDESDRKGMRIVYILKRDAIPNIVLNTLYKYTALQSSFSVNNIALVNGRPQLLNLKEIIHYFVEHRHEVVVRRTKFELKKAEDRAHILEGLIIASDNIDEVIKIIRASSNADEARENLMERFKLTEIQAKAIVEMRLRQLTGLEQDKLRSEYDEIIKTIADLKDILEKKDRRMAIIKDELLEVKQKYGDERRSEINFAGGDLSIEDMIPDEQVVITISHAGYIKRTPLTEYKTQNRGGVGQKASSTRNEDFLEHLFVGTNHQYMLFFTQKGKCFWMRVYEIPEGSRTFKGRAIQNLINIESDDKVKAFICTQDLKDEDYVNSHYVIMATKKGTVKKTSLEQYSRPRQNGINAITIREDDELLEAKLTTGTSQIFLGLKSGKAIRFEEGKTRPMGRNASGVRGIRLANDNDEVIGMVSVHNFEDELLVVSENGYGKRSSIDDYRITNRGGKGVKTISITDKTGGLVAIKNVTDSDDLMIINKSGIAIRMSVEDLRVMGRATQGVKLINIKGDDSIAAVAKVMKDEDDIADTDIMDIEVDAEEDGTALDNDSPETKE
- a CDS encoding tetratricopeptide repeat protein, which gives rise to MKTKVLILSAMTFSLVGFAQKSELKTAEKELKNGNNAAAKTALESASPLMSGADAKYKAQYQFLLGEVNYNMAKGGDTSAFDSAISAYNEVVAIEEASGKSKYTADAKQKMQAMTADLVNSAVEDNANKKYKEAAEKLYLSYKLSPKDTNYLYFAASSSVTGGDYEKALDYYNELKEIGYDGSGVVYKAKNVATGEMEEMDKVQRDLMVKSGTYSDPVDEKTPSKTSEIIKNIALIYTQLGQDDKALEAYKDARADDPKDVTLILNEANLYYKLGDKEKFKELMAEATAVSPDNPDLFYNIGVINMEQGNIQEARDAYKKTLEINPGYTNAQLNLSTTYVNEGNALIDEMNELGNSRADIARYDELKQKKDDLFMEGATVLEEALKTNPGNQGILTQLKNIYGAMGDNENFMRIKKLLAE
- a CDS encoding C40 family peptidase; translation: MQYGICHLSVVSVRNISNDTGEMTTQLLYGEHFKVLERQKKWSRIRIAFDKAEGWINNHQYLLISETDYENLNTSKSTKITTDLVSFITKEHDILIPLILGSFIPETPCLKHTHEGGCSFGQNDKENIVNTALLYLNAPFLWGGKTPFGIDSSGLTQMSYRTNGYKLSRNASEQAVQGEALSFIEESEAGDLAFFDNPDGIIDHVGIIMKNNYIIHSHGKVRIDRLDHTGIFNTELKNYTHKLRVIKKII
- a CDS encoding acetyl-CoA C-acyltransferase, whose amino-acid sequence is MKEVVIVSVARTPIGSFMGKLSSIPAPKLGAIAIKGALEKIDLNPEAVQEVLMGNVVQAGTGQAPARQAAIYAGIPDTVPCTTINKVCASGMKTIMQAAQSIALGDTSIVVAGGMENMSLIPHYVHIRNGVKFGATSLVDGMQKDGLVDAYDENAMGVCADACAVEHNFSREDQDNFAIQSYKRSAAAWETGKFDNEVVPVEVPQRRGEPIVVTEDEEFKNVKLEKIPALRAAFTKEGTVTAANASTINDGAAALVLMSMDKAKELDLKPLAVIKSYADAAQEPKWFTTAPAKALPKALEKAGLTIDEIDFFEFNEAFSVVGLANMKLLGLTDTNVNVNGGAVSLGHPLGCSGARIVITLLSVMQQNNGKLGAAAICNGGGGASAIVLETV
- a CDS encoding HD family phosphohydrolase, which gives rise to MRNFLDKLYKNQSLIYKYVLYFLSIFLIVFFLPKGGKFKYEFQKGKPWQYENLYAPFDFSIKKSDSEITQEKNEIKEKQLSYYRYDENVKEEVYDLFEQNFSSYFEQSNFNQNQLKQLKSVGESILDDIYAQGVLRKGNRNMDTKDIYLVSDNEAKRLSVDSFLKLDDIERLITLKLSAKRLDAYRSVYEELILDAIKPNVFLDENLSRKELESELSKISYTRGNVDEGKLIVAKGEVVESENLKILESLKAEYESELWTANNYYFILFGYTVLVALVLMMLLLFLKKYRRAIFDNNTKVTFIFFNILQMVFVTTLIVKYNEAYIFVVPLCILPLILKTFFDARLGLFVHVLTVLILGFVVPNSFEYIFLQIIAGIVTILTVSELYKRANLFISVGQITLIYIVGYLAFHIIHEGNLDNIVWLAFGFFLLNGMITLFAQPLIYVYEKMFGLVSDVSLLELSDTNSKLLKELSNKAPGTFHHSLQVANLAEAAANEIGANAMLTRVGALYHDIGKMNNPTYFTENQISNVNPHNDLEPNTSAKIIIDHVIEGIEIARKNNLPDRIIDFIRTHHGTNLVYYFYKKQSEREEGAKEENFKYPGPIPFSKETAILMMADSVEAASKSLKNPTFLIIDEFVDKIIGGQMQANQFLNANITFKEIEIIKKVLKQKLTNIYHLRIEYPE